The region TTGATGTTCCGCCAGCGCGACCTGATCGAGATCAATCGGCGCATGCCGCGCGACAACGCCGACCAGTGGCTGCGCTCGCTGGCGCATCGGCTCGACCAGTTGCTGGGCCGGCGCCACGCGCCCCCTTACCTGCTGGCCCGCCTGAACGGTTCGGATTTCGCCTTGCTGCTGCCGGCCACGACGCCGGCCCAAGCCGGCGTTGCCGGTGACAAACTGCGCCTGGAATTGCGCGCGCTGCGCCTGGCGCTGGGCGAGCAGCGCTGGTGCCGCTGGGCCCTGGCGCTTACCCCCTACGGCGCCGACGACCAGGCCAGCGACCTGCTGGCCCGTCTGGACCATGCCCTGATGCGTGCCGAAAGCAGCGACAACGATGCCATCGAACACGCCAATCACGAACCGCGCAGCGACAATGGCGGCGAGCATCAATGGCGCGACACCCTCATCGCCGGCCTCGACCAGCATCGCTTCTCGCTCGATGTACGCGGCCTGCGCGGCCCTGACGACGCCTTGCTGCGCAACGAGGCAACGCTGATCCTGCACGATGCCGAAACCCCCGCCCCCATCACCGCGGCGCGCTTCATGCCCGCCGCGATTCGCCTGGGCCTGAGCGCGGAATGCGACATCCAGGCGGTGCGTTTGGGCCTGGACTGGCTGGTGTCCCACGCCGGCCAGTTGGCCATCCGCCTGTCTCTGGCGTCCCTGGCTCAGCCGAATTTCCTGCCCCGCCTGGGGCAATTGCTGCGCGACCGCCCCACGCAGACGGTGCGCCTGGTGCTGGAAATCGACGCCCATGGCCTGGCCGAAAACTACAGCGTGGCGCGCACGCTTTGCGAGGTCGCCACCGACGCCGGCGCGCGGATCGGCATTCGCCGCCTGTCGCAGGACTTCGCCGCCATGACGCGCCTGCATCAGTTGCCCATCTTCTACGTCAAAGTGGGCGGCGATTTCGTCAGCGGCCTGGCGCAAAGCCCAGGCAGCCTCCATCTGGCGGGGTCCGTGAGCGAAACCGCGCGGCAGCTGAAGATCGACGCCTACGCCGAAGACGTGCCGGACGAGAAAACCGCGGCGCTTCTGCACGAATTGCACATCACCCCCGTTCACAGCGACGTCGCGGCGATCTAGCAGCGCCGCCAGATCCGACCCACGGTCGTCCACTCATCAGGCCTGTCCCATCGTGCAGAATCTCCTGAATACTTTCTCCTTCGCCACCACCGGCGCCTACTGCGCGCTCGGCGCCGCCGTCCTCGTCCTGCTGGTCAGCGGCGCCGCCTGGACGCGCCGGCGCTCGGCCGCCAGCGGTGGCAGCACCGTACTGGCCGCGCTGGCCATTGCCTTGCTGCTGAGCGGCAATATCGTGGCGGCCTATGCCGGCGCCTTGCTGACCCTGGTCCTGGCCATGGGCTTCGTGCTCATGGCCTCCGGCCAGCATGCCGCCGGGCACGCTGCCACCGCCACCGTTGAAGCTCGGTCCGTCGCCGGGGAAGCCAAGCCGCCCGGGAGGCCGCCCTCCGCCCCCGCCGACGACGGCTACGCGCTGATCGAAAAACGCCTGTCGGCGCTGGCCGATGCCCTGGAGCGCCAGCGCCAGATGCACTCCCTGATGTCGCACGAGATGCGCGCGCCGGTGTCCACCATCAGCATGGCGACCCAATCCCTGGAGATGGTGCTGGCCGGCAGCGGCGAGGAAGTCGACCGTCGCCTTGAACGCATCAGCCGCGCGGTGGGCCGCATCAACGAACTGATGGATCAGTTGCTGAGCCAGACGTCATTGGAAGACGATGCCATGGCGCCGGAACGCAGCCGCGTCGAACTCGGCGAACTGGCGCGCGCCATCGCCGCCAGCTTGCGCGGGGAAGCCGCCCACAAGCTGGAAGTCCTTGCGCCCACACCCGTCGAGGCCTGGTGCGACGGCCCGTTGAGCGGCGTGGTGCTGCGCAATCTTATCCACAACGCCATCAAATATTCGCCGGCCAACCAGCCCATAGAAATCGAAGTGCGCGCCGCTGCCGACGGCGCCATGGCCACGATCACCGTGACCGACCGCGGCCCGGGCATCGAGAAAGACGTACAGGAGAAGATTTTCGATCCGCACTTCCGCCGCGCCGCCCACCGGGAAACCAAGGGTCTGGGGCTAGGCCTGCATCTGGTGCGCAAGATCTGCGAACGCCAGGGCGGACGCCTGACGGTGGAAAGCGAGCCGGGGCACGGCGCGCGCTTCACGATGGCGCTGCCGACGCGGCAGGAAAGCTGAGAGCGTTGCACGCCCCGAGTACCTCGGGGGTGTGGAGCTAGCGCTTACAGGACGTCAAGCGCACTCAAGCCGCGAACACGTAGCCCTGGCCACGCACGGACAGCACGGGCAGCTTCATGCCGCTGGATTGCGCCTTGGCGCGCAAGCGGCTGACCAGCACGTCGATACGACGCAGCTCGAAATCGCTGGGGTTGGCCGGGTTGAACAGTTCCGACAGCGCCTGCCGGCTGACCACATTGCCGCTGGCCTCGATCAAGGCATTGAGGAACAGGCGTTCCTGCGAGCTCAGATGCAGCGACACGCCTTCCGGCGACACGAGTATCCAGCCGCCGTCCTGCAAAGACCAGGCTTGCGCCACGCCGCGATCGGCGCCCGGCGCCTGCGCGGGGCTGCGCGACAGGCGCATGCGTCGCGCCAGGCTGCGGATGACCGAGCTCAACTCAAGCAGATCGACCGGCTTGGTCATATAGATATCGGCGCCGCCTTCCAGACCGCGCACGCGATCTTCCAGGGCAGCCCGGCCCGTCAGCATGACGATGCCGACCGGATGCAGCGCACGCAGGCGCGTGGCTACGGAAAAACCGTCCTCGCCGCCCTGCACGTTCGCATCAAGGATGACGACGTCGCAAGGCTGGCTTTCCATCTGCCGATAGAAGTCTGCCGAATTCCCGCATGCGAAAGAGACCCGGAACCCGTAACCACCGAGTCCCAGCACCAACTCTTCACGAAAATCCGCATCATCCTCTAACAGACCGATACACAGGACCCCGTCTGCGGCTTGCGTTTGCACGATACATATTCCTTCGGGAATTGCGCCCAGTCACGCAGGAGGTTTTTTCGGGCGAAAAAATGCGTGACCCCTCAACGCCAGTACCCTGCAACGGCCCTGGCAACAATGCGAAAAGCCGGACAAAAGATCGAAAATATGAGTCTTTTTATCTCTTATTTACAAATCCTTCCCGTAGTGCGGAGAATGCACCAAAAGCGAATACATTGCAATAAAGGATGCCGCCTTCCGGATGACTCGCAGAATACTTTCGACAAGTGTGCGTCATTTTCACGACGAACAACTTACCTCCAAATCACTAGCCCAGTCCGGGGGCAGGCTGGCATATGTTTCAGCGTTTGGATATTTAAGGAAAGGATTCTTAAGGATCCGCAAGAGTTCGATAATAACTGAAGCATCGCCCTGCTTGGCGGCACGAATTGCATTTTCAGCCAGGTGATTTCGTAACACGTAGAGCGGATTAACCTGATCCATTCCATCCGCTCTGCTTGCCCTGTCACCGCCCATCGCATCCTGCCGAGCCGCCCACTTGTCCAACCAGACCTTCGCGCCGTCCCGATCCATGTATAAATCCAAAAAAGGCTGGGATTGGCCGCGCAAGGCGTCACTCAAATACCGGAAGGTCAGGGTGAAATCCGCGCGCTGGTCGTGCATCAGTTTCAACAGTTCGTCGAGCAGCGCCTCGTCATCCGGGCGCCACGGGGCGATCCCCAGTTTGGCCGCCATTCCGTTATGGAATGCCGAAGTGAACTCGGCTTCATAGGCTTCCAGTTCGGCTTTGACCGCATCGACGTCATTAATCAAAACATTCAACGCGCCGCCCAGGCGATACAGATTCCACAAGGCGACGGAAGGCTGCCGATTCCAAGCGTAGCGGCCCTGGTTGTCGGAATGATTGCAGATATGGTCGAGCCGGAAGGCATCCATGAAACCGTACGGCCCATAATCCAGGGTCAGGCCCAATATCGACATATTGTCGGTATTCATCACGCCATGACAAAAGCCCACGCACTGCCATTGCGCCATCAGGCGCGCGGTACGGCCGATGACTTCGCGCAACAGCGCCAGATACGGGGCGCCGCCCTCGCCCGCCGTCCGGCAAGCGGGGTAAAAGCCGTCGATCACATAGTCGGCCAATTGGCGCAACTGCTCCGGCTGCCGCCGCGACGCCCAATGCTCGAATGAACCGAAGCGCACGAAGCTGGGCGCCATGCGGGTGACGATGGCGGCGGTTTCCACCGTCTCGCGGACCACGGGGTCATCGGACACGACCAGGGCCAAAGCGCGGGTGGTCGGGATACCCAGGCCATGCATGGCCTCGCTGGCCAGGTATTCGCGCACCGACGATCGCAATACGGCCCGGCCGTCGCCCATGCGGGAATAAGGCGTCAGGCCGGCGCCCTTGAGCTGCAACTCCCAGGGGCCGTCCGGCCCGGCCACCTCGCCGAGCAGGTGGGCACGGCCATCACCCAGCTGGCCCGCCCAGACACCGAACTGGTGCCCGCTATACACGGCCGCCAGCGGATCGCCGCCGGGCAGCGGATCCACACCGGCGAAAACGCGCAAGAAGGCGTCACTCCCCAGCACCTTGGGATCCAGCCCCAACAGGGCCGCCGCGTCCTCGTTGGCGTGCAGCAGGCGGGGGGCGGTGAGGCCGCGGGGCTGCAGACGGGTATAGAAATCCGGCGGCAGGGCCGCGAAGGAATTGCTCAGGGACAGTTCGTCCAGGGAGGTAGCCAGGGACATGATCGGAGCCGGTCAGGGTTGAGACAGGAAGGCGCAAGCGCGGAATTCAGGCGCGGCTGGCCAGCTTGCGCCGCCGCGCGGCCCGCTTGGCCGGGTACACATACATGATGGCGCTGATGAAAAACACCAGGGCCAGCGCAAGCTCCAGGCCCGCCAGCGCCGCCGACACGGGCGCCACGTCGGACATGACCCGGGTCGCCCCTTCCATTACATATAGCA is a window of Bordetella sp. N DNA encoding:
- a CDS encoding EAL domain-containing protein — its product is MSILRTTLLGIAALTALLLIGSQALGILVEANGPARIVLALTVAASGVCWAASAVALWRWLDRRLLAELSRRLRTLGGVDTAPGALPAVSELAEVNDALAQAREMFRATAAENTARIESMQLELNLDPVTRLPNRRYFHNELRRALSQAGSEGPGHVLMFRQRDLIEINRRMPRDNADQWLRSLAHRLDQLLGRRHAPPYLLARLNGSDFALLLPATTPAQAGVAGDKLRLELRALRLALGEQRWCRWALALTPYGADDQASDLLARLDHALMRAESSDNDAIEHANHEPRSDNGGEHQWRDTLIAGLDQHRFSLDVRGLRGPDDALLRNEATLILHDAETPAPITAARFMPAAIRLGLSAECDIQAVRLGLDWLVSHAGQLAIRLSLASLAQPNFLPRLGQLLRDRPTQTVRLVLEIDAHGLAENYSVARTLCEVATDAGARIGIRRLSQDFAAMTRLHQLPIFYVKVGGDFVSGLAQSPGSLHLAGSVSETARQLKIDAYAEDVPDEKTAALLHELHITPVHSDVAAI
- a CDS encoding sensor histidine kinase KdpD, giving the protein MQNLLNTFSFATTGAYCALGAAVLVLLVSGAAWTRRRSAASGGSTVLAALAIALLLSGNIVAAYAGALLTLVLAMGFVLMASGQHAAGHAATATVEARSVAGEAKPPGRPPSAPADDGYALIEKRLSALADALERQRQMHSLMSHEMRAPVSTISMATQSLEMVLAGSGEEVDRRLERISRAVGRINELMDQLLSQTSLEDDAMAPERSRVELGELARAIAASLRGEAAHKLEVLAPTPVEAWCDGPLSGVVLRNLIHNAIKYSPANQPIEIEVRAAADGAMATITVTDRGPGIEKDVQEKIFDPHFRRAAHRETKGLGLGLHLVRKICERQGGRLTVESEPGHGARFTMALPTRQES
- a CDS encoding response regulator transcription factor, with the protein product MQTQAADGVLCIGLLEDDADFREELVLGLGGYGFRVSFACGNSADFYRQMESQPCDVVILDANVQGGEDGFSVATRLRALHPVGIVMLTGRAALEDRVRGLEGGADIYMTKPVDLLELSSVIRSLARRMRLSRSPAQAPGADRGVAQAWSLQDGGWILVSPEGVSLHLSSQERLFLNALIEASGNVVSRQALSELFNPANPSDFELRRIDVLVSRLRAKAQSSGMKLPVLSVRGQGYVFAA
- a CDS encoding YdiU family protein produces the protein MSLATSLDELSLSNSFAALPPDFYTRLQPRGLTAPRLLHANEDAAALLGLDPKVLGSDAFLRVFAGVDPLPGGDPLAAVYSGHQFGVWAGQLGDGRAHLLGEVAGPDGPWELQLKGAGLTPYSRMGDGRAVLRSSVREYLASEAMHGLGIPTTRALALVVSDDPVVRETVETAAIVTRMAPSFVRFGSFEHWASRRQPEQLRQLADYVIDGFYPACRTAGEGGAPYLALLREVIGRTARLMAQWQCVGFCHGVMNTDNMSILGLTLDYGPYGFMDAFRLDHICNHSDNQGRYAWNRQPSVALWNLYRLGGALNVLINDVDAVKAELEAYEAEFTSAFHNGMAAKLGIAPWRPDDEALLDELLKLMHDQRADFTLTFRYLSDALRGQSQPFLDLYMDRDGAKVWLDKWAARQDAMGGDRASRADGMDQVNPLYVLRNHLAENAIRAAKQGDASVIIELLRILKNPFLKYPNAETYASLPPDWASDLEVSCSS